From one Gimesia sp. genomic stretch:
- the panB gene encoding 3-methyl-2-oxobutanoate hydroxymethyltransferase, translating to MSNASPARPKKFTVPRFIAAKQKQQKITMLTAYDYLSAKILDEAGLDCLLVGDTLGMVVQGKSTTLPVTVDQMIYHGEMVVRAVQRAMVIVDMPFMSFHVSPAQALENAGRILKETGADAVKLEGGVNQAKTIEAIAAADIPVMAHLGLKPQSVRALGGMGKIQRDEDQLIADALAAERAGAFGILLEMITAPIAKRITETVTVPTIGIGSGAGCDGQVLVTPDMLGMNAEFHPRFLKKYADLASDITTAVQAYASEVREGTFPDESHSHI from the coding sequence GTGTCGAATGCGTCGCCAGCACGGCCGAAAAAGTTTACCGTCCCCCGTTTCATCGCCGCCAAACAGAAACAACAGAAAATTACGATGCTGACAGCCTACGATTATCTGTCCGCAAAAATTCTGGATGAAGCAGGATTAGACTGCCTCCTGGTAGGAGACACTTTAGGAATGGTCGTGCAGGGCAAGAGCACAACACTGCCCGTGACCGTCGATCAGATGATCTATCATGGTGAAATGGTGGTCCGAGCCGTTCAGCGGGCTATGGTGATCGTCGATATGCCTTTCATGTCGTTCCACGTTTCTCCCGCTCAGGCATTGGAGAATGCCGGCCGGATTCTTAAAGAGACCGGTGCTGACGCCGTCAAACTTGAAGGGGGCGTGAACCAGGCTAAAACGATTGAAGCGATTGCCGCCGCAGATATCCCTGTGATGGCTCACCTGGGACTGAAACCTCAATCAGTACGTGCCCTGGGAGGTATGGGGAAAATTCAACGGGACGAAGACCAGTTGATTGCTGATGCCCTGGCAGCAGAACGCGCAGGAGCGTTTGGGATTCTACTCGAAATGATTACGGCTCCCATTGCCAAACGCATCACAGAAACCGTCACAGTTCCCACCATCGGTATCGGATCCGGAGCAGGTTGCGACGGACAGGTGCTTGTCACTCCGGATATGCTGGGTATGAATGCCGAATTTCACCCGAGATTCCTCAAAAAATACGCGGATCTGGCATCAGATATCACGACAGCAGTGCAGGCTTATGCCAGTGAGGTTCGGGAAGGCACCTTCCCGGATGAATCACACAGCCATATCTGA
- a CDS encoding polyprenol monophosphomannose synthase, giving the protein MNESATPRLLVTLCTYNEKENLEQLIPEIHQYLPYAAILVIDDNSPDGTGDYVKSLKKMDSRIHSIHRSGKLGLGTATIAGFQYAIENHYDLVLNLDADFSHPPRFMPDLVAATEQADVAIGSRYVPGGKIEGWGPKRYFMSGAINWYARLLLRLKSRDCSGSFRCYRVPKLAEIDFKLLRAKGYAFQEEILYRCRRVGCTFQEVPFTFEERRYGSSKINMKEAFSALWVMFVLGIDNLLGKRVKVLPAKSTK; this is encoded by the coding sequence ATGAATGAATCTGCTACTCCGCGCCTGCTGGTGACATTATGTACTTACAATGAGAAGGAAAATCTGGAACAGTTGATTCCGGAGATTCATCAATATCTCCCCTATGCTGCCATTCTGGTGATCGATGATAACTCACCGGATGGCACAGGCGATTATGTCAAATCGCTCAAGAAGATGGATTCGCGAATTCATTCGATTCACCGCAGCGGCAAACTGGGCCTGGGAACTGCTACGATTGCCGGTTTTCAGTATGCAATTGAAAACCACTATGATCTGGTACTGAATCTCGATGCCGACTTCAGCCATCCTCCTCGATTTATGCCTGATCTCGTGGCTGCAACTGAACAGGCAGATGTAGCAATCGGCTCTCGGTATGTGCCCGGAGGAAAAATCGAGGGTTGGGGGCCGAAGCGTTATTTCATGAGTGGTGCCATCAACTGGTATGCTCGACTGCTACTACGCTTGAAATCACGTGATTGCAGCGGCAGTTTTCGCTGTTACCGCGTTCCGAAACTGGCTGAGATCGATTTTAAACTGCTGCGTGCTAAAGGATATGCATTTCAGGAAGAAATTCTTTACCGCTGCCGCAGGGTTGGCTGTACCTTTCAGGAAGTTCCCTTCACGTTCGAAGAGCGTCGGTATGGCAGTTCCAAAATTAATATGAAAGAAGCTTTTTCAGCTCTCTGGGTCATGTTCGTGCTCGGGATCGACAATCTTTTGGGAAAGCGGGTAAAAGTTTTACCCGCTAAATCCACTAAATAA